ACACCAGCATCCATGTTTTTGTACCTATAAGAGGAAATTGAAAAGATAATTAAATGGGGAAATATATATGATTGGGACACGTACGTACCGTGCTAATATTTTATATGCACTTGAATTCGGGGAAATAATTTAAGGTATTAGGTTTGTTGTGAACTCGAGAGGGTTTTGCATGATTCGATTTGTACTTGAATTACTAAAAAGTAAAAAGATTTTGCAGGAGTTTGAGTGCAATGGGGTGGCACGGTCGTAGGGCCGTAGGTGAGTAGATGGGGATTAGGTTTGCCATAGGCCACTTGGGTTATTCAAGAGAGGTTTTACTGTCTAAATTGATTTTGTTTAGATAATAGCtgtgtgtttatttttttattattttttatttatgaaatTCAATATAACATTTACCAAGTGGAATAATTGAATTTAATTAGAGCAATTTTACTATTTTACATGTGTAATATAatgtatatttttaattttgttgatctaaaatatttatagaaacttttCTACTTAACATTATTGTCAATCCTAAAATATgtgtaatatttttatataaaaaataataatagaaaattactaataaatcttaaaattattttataaaaaataacattaacttaatttaattttagacttTACCagaattaattattaaaagtccatattcttaaaaatattaatttaaatattttactttaatatttatttatattatttaaatatttaaaatttgattttcctttatttttaaatttaaataaaaaaataaattctttaacaaGTATATTGGCTACAATACATTTAAAACTATCACTAAAAATATTTTCCCACAATTAATACTTCTTTttgtaaaatagaaaaaaatctcCAATCACAATGTTAACTTTGCATACAATCCCCATGttcaaaaaactttgtttccgcTCCCTGCAtgtaaagtattacttgtttcaactccctcatgtaaATATTGTTACCTAACTTGCCCCTaagattttttaggtataaaaagtctaaaattgaatacaaaaagtccaaaaacaagtataattcttcttaaagttatcactttatattaaaatcgagtatatttttctatcaaaattgtccctcttattttttaggtataaaaagtttaaaaacaagtataattcctgttaaattcagcactttacactagaatCCAGCAAACACTCTATACTAGGatcaaatatattttctatcgaaattaaccctcatatttttcggtacaaatagtctaaaaatgagtataattcttattaaattcagtacattaaattaaaattgagtatattttgaggtgaaaaaagaatcatacttaatttgatagaaaatatactagattctaatttaatatattgaatttaagagaatttatactgatttttagactttttgtacctaaaaatatcatggacaattaaataaatatatttaattggagagtgaaaataaaaattttcatggaTAGGGAATGATTTATTTACACGCAAAATTACCCCTAAAATATTGAAACTATAGATTCTTTAGGTTTTGGATAAAGATCAAATCCTTCTTGGGAGCAGCAAGGGGACGATCCTGTACAGGTAGGATCGAATTAACCCCGTGGGACGCGTCCCGCCGGATCGCTGGCTTCATTGGCCTGTAGCCGGAATACGAGGAGGAGGGGGAGGACGCGCTCCGGACAAGAAGTGATGGCAGGGGCCGTAATGGCGCTGCCTCGAACCGCCGCTAGAGGGTTCAGCGTGCAGATGCCCGTCGCCGTCGAGCGTCCCTGCTTCGGTTCGTTCCTCGTTCCCTGCGATCCCGGCGAAGGCGGAGTCCAGGTGCCCTTCTTTGCCCCCTTGCCGAGAATCCAGTTACCAGATTAACCAAAAATAGGTCCGACCTTTATTTGTGCTTGTTATTGTTACTCTGTAATCTTTGAATCAAGAATGAATCTTGGCATGAATTGAGTTTATTCGCAGATTGGTTCATTAAATTGGATGATAAGTGTTAAGCTATCTGTAAGCTTCAATGGTGTAAATTTGGGGGATAATTTACTGATATAACGCACGTTTCTCTCCTTGTTTCTTTTTGCACGAACTTCCTCTTTTTTAGGGGTTTTATAGAACTAGAATGAATCTTAACAGTGTTTGTTTCATTAAATTTCATGATAAGTGTTAAGATTTGGGGATCAATATTACTATATTATCATTTGCAGTTATTCTagaatagggttgtaaatgaaccaaatgttCATGAACAAGCACGGTGTTCAGTttgataagagcttgtttatgttcgttaaacaagcttgaacaacccgttaaactaaacaaacaagtttgaatgcatGTGTTCACTCCGTTAATATTTTTTCGTGAACATcgtttgtgaacaatgttcattaacgatgttcatcaataaatttttatcaatatgataaataaacaaagaaactttcaaaatgaacaaacaaGTTATCAAGTCACGTTTGAACAATTATTTCAAGggtttggttcattttaggctGGGCTTGGCTTGGCTTGGTCTGGCTTGGCTCAGCCTGGCTTGACtcagttatcttatcaaacaagcttgaacaccacaAAGATTGGCTCGGCTTGGCTCGTTAACCGCCATACTCTAAAGACTAGAACCTATATGGGTGGCTTGTTTTATTTGACTTGAAAGAAAATGATCATCAAAGTTATACTTCTCTAATACTTACTCAAAATATAGAGAACAAAAACACATAAAAGAAATGAAATGTGTTCTTATTATTTTCATTCTAGCTACGTTTATGTAGTTTATTAGTTTAATTGATATTCATGCTGATGGATCAGAAGAAAATATTCAGAGTAAAATGCATATTTTCCTCTCAATGTTTATGCCTATAAATCAGTAGCCTCGGAAACTGACATTAAAAAGGGTACTCAGTGTCATATGATAAAACTCGATGAGTATCCAGTTGAAGTATGCTTGCTTTATCTTGTGAAACTAAATAGGAAGAATTTCAGCAAGGCAATCATGTGGTAGTAGAAAGATGGCTGCATATTTTAGTGTCTAAATATTAGAGGTGAAAAAGTATGATATGTGTGACTCTTTTAGAGCATTAAAAAACACTTCTGTTTCTTCACGAATGTGATGGATATATTAACAAACTATAGTGGCATTCAGTTAGCATGCTGAAAGCATTTTGTTAATTTCAGGAGAGTAGGCAAATCTGTTGCTCTATTTTTGTCTCTATCCTTGCACAGCCAATTTAGACCTTGGCGTTCAATCAGAGACCTAAAATCTTTTGTAGTATTTCATCACAGGAAAGATCAAGTAATTAGGGCAGACTTGCCATTCCATTGTTcctaaaactaaatttaatttgtttattGATATCATCATCACAACCGTCTCAAATTTCCTCATTATCACATCTATATTTCGTCATCCTTACATCTTTATATATGAGTCTTGTTATGCTGCACACTTTACCCTGCACAACCATGGGCACCTGTTGAGGTGGTCACCTGCACATCATTGATCAAAATGTGTGTGATGATGATCAGTGATCAGGATTACATCTAGTGCCCATGAGTGCACACCATTGGGTATGCAGCATAACAAatcctctctatatatatatctgACTCTGTATATTTTCATCACCATCATGTTCTTATTATCCTTGCATATCCTTTTACCTTCCTCCTATTCTCTGAACTTCTTTTAGGCCATTTCTTCATTTCCCAAATCTTAGTATTTCTCCTATTCGTTTTGAGTTTGAATGCTCTATAGGCAAAATTTTAGTTTTCCCAATACTTACCATTATTAGTCCTCATCAAGCCTTATTTCTTGATACCTATATTATGGTCCCCATGGGTTGTTGCAATTGGTACTTGCATGGGTGTGCTATAATAGGTCTTGGAACCAATTCCCAACGGATACAAAATATCTCGTTGGGTGTCTGACCTTCCCTTGTAAAGAACTGTTGCGCTAGGGCAAATGCCTCTGTGATTTATCCCCTTAGGGTCGTCCTAGAGGGACCGCTAAGGTGACGGCTTTATCTTTTCTCCTATATTACGAATATgttccaatttgtgccattttaatgTTCTTATGTGCAGGTGACCACTTTTTTACTCTCAGGGTTTCAGGTTGGTCCACTAGAAGACTGCATGGATGAGGAGGGAGATATGGCAGATGAGTTCTTGAGTGTAGCAACTGAGATTCTCCCCGATGAGAACCAAACAGCTCCACACAAGTTGCACACAGTACTACTACCATAGCCATAAGGAATCAGGTCATTGTTGCCGATGGGAAATACATCAGAGCTTAGAATCCTAATCAATATTTAGAATGGCAGATTGGAATATCTTGAAATGTCATTGAGCTATCCTCAACATCTGGCAATGTGCTAGGGTTTTCCATGGTGCATAATGGGCGGGTGGTTCAATTGTTTCCGCTATGTTGTAAAACTAGAATAATATGCCCTTTGAGCATGTATAAGTCTATTTTTCCAAAGTAGACAAATCAAATGGGAAGATCATCTACTTTCAAGATTAGTGTAAAGTTCGAATAACTAGATTatcaaaaagtaaaatagcatgtctttTCGTTGAGTTGCCTCATGTTGTATTATAAATCATCAACTGTGACGATGTGCAAGGACTTCTAATGTGCCTTGGACACCTTCCTCTAGCAGTTGCCGCCTTCGTTTTTTGGTCAAACTAAACCGTTGAGTTGACTAGAAGatggaagaatttttttttcataaaagccCATCCGTGAAATGGTGAATTTCTGCAACTTTTAGCACTTTGGTGAGATTCGATTTGTTATTTGTTGCATtctcaaagaaaaataattttttatgtttggtTCTAAAAGTACATTTACAGTGAGAATTGTTATTTTTCTATTATCTTCCATAATATTCATCTATTAAATTGTTTTTAATCGTTCACAATCTTTGTTTCTTAATTCATGATCATCATGTAGATTAAAAAAGAAGAGTACTACAATGAAATATTTAGACAAACAACACTTTCAATAATACCAAGTACATATTTATTGAGTAAGCGTGGATGTATAAACAATTAAGAATCAACTCCTCAATCAATTTAGCAAACTTACAAAAATAATCTTGCGATAAGAACAAAACAAGAAGATACACACGGCAAAAACAAACTTAGAGCTTAAATGATATAATTTCCATCCACCACGGCGACTCTAGAAGAAGAGGACAGAGATCAATGCTTTGTCCTACCTTCGGCGGTCATCAAGGGCTGCAATGAAGACGATAATAAATAGGGAAGTTGGAGTCAATAAAGAGGGTTTTGCCTTCCATGATTGTACTTTCACACTCCTCTTTTCCCTGTCTCCGATCAAAAGGAACTAGACATGAGCTGAAAAGTAACAAAAAAACAGTTAGGTTCAATTGTCGAAATGGCCTCATAGGCTTATGCTTTTGTTCCAGTGGATTCCAAAAGAGGGCGTTTGCCTTGAATATATGCTCGAAGAAAAGTACCTGGACATCAATGAGCTTTGGCGTTCCTCTTTTTCATCTCTGATCACAAGGAACCTGATGTTTTGGCCACCTAACCCTCCAGTTAAGTTTCTCTACTTCAAGATCTGCAAAGCGACAAAAATAATTGGGTCTGAAGGTTATTCTTACGGATCAACTTAAAACATACAAACCAACCACAATAAATAGTTGAAGAGAAGGGGGATTTAATGATGTACAATTGTAGAGAACTGGTTTGATCCTACGAATTAGCATATGCTTATTTTCTTGCTCTATAAACATAAATGGGTTTTAAAATTTGTTTCCTTAGTGAACTCATGTAAAGattccaacaaaatcaattaagtAGATCAGTTGTCTTCACTAGTGTGATAGTGCCAAAGAACAACAGGATCAAGTAAAACAAGCAACCGACTTTGGTTTCACTTTTGcaaattagattaatttattTCTTTCATCTTCCCTACTTTGGAATAAATTTTCATTTGTTCAACAGGAACAAACATGGATAAAGAACCAATGATGACAAAATTTACATACCATTATTAGCTGAGATTGCAATTCTGACTCATTGAGAAATACTTGATGAGAACTGGAATCAGCCATCCTGAAGTAACCAAGACATTGATATTTTCTGGTACCAGATAGTGATGAAATAAAGTATACTATCAGTGATCTACGGTCCTGATAGACAAGATTGTGTTTCTGTATTTTGTTTCAGTAGAGAATGCCCtgcaacaaacaaacaaaattcCAAAACAT
This region of Zingiber officinale cultivar Zhangliang chromosome 9A, Zo_v1.1, whole genome shotgun sequence genomic DNA includes:
- the LOC122021927 gene encoding uncharacterized protein LOC122021927 isoform X1 → MAGAVMALPRTAARGFSVQMPVAVERPCFGSFLVPCDPGEGGVQVTTFLLSGFQVGPLEDCMDEEGDMADEFLSVATEILPDENQTAPHKLHTVLLP
- the LOC122021927 gene encoding uncharacterized protein LOC122021927 isoform X2 → MAGAVMALPRTAARGFSVQMPVAVERPCFGSFLVPCDPGEGGVQVGPLEDCMDEEGDMADEFLSVATEILPDENQTAPHKLHTVLLP